A stretch of Chloroflexota bacterium DNA encodes these proteins:
- a CDS encoding GNAT family N-acetyltransferase produces MAAAAFGLGDTRCALRAVERMYLLRGNLFAWDACDVAEIDGRVVGVLASCRIGEMRGRNLATIVPLLRSLGPLRSLALLRRGLIPTGLGPRSMVPRALRRRGEPPMVNLAASSGHYVNALAVADKYRRLGIARRLVGRAHAAASAEAPGSMVVNVFEFNAAARDFYRGLGYREVRRFEPKNPEFTGTSAAILTLQADLPGPKGRPALS; encoded by the coding sequence ATGGCGGCGGCGGCATTCGGGCTGGGCGACACCCGCTGCGCCCTGCGCGCGGTGGAGCGGATGTACCTGCTACGCGGGAACCTCTTTGCCTGGGACGCTTGCGACGTGGCCGAAATCGACGGCCGCGTCGTCGGAGTACTGGCCAGTTGCCGGATCGGTGAAATGCGCGGCCGCAATTTGGCCACGATCGTGCCTTTATTGAGAAGCCTTGGGCCGCTCAGGTCGCTGGCGCTGCTGCGCCGCGGTCTCATTCCCACCGGCCTCGGACCGCGCTCGATGGTGCCGCGCGCGCTGCGCCGGCGCGGGGAACCGCCAATGGTGAATCTGGCCGCTTCCTCAGGTCATTACGTCAATGCGCTGGCGGTCGCCGATAAATACCGCCGGCTCGGCATCGCTCGAAGATTGGTCGGCCGCGCACACGCGGCGGCGAGCGCCGAAGCCCCCGGTTCGATGGTCGTGAACGTATTCGAGTTCAATGCCGCGGCCCGTGATTTCTACCGCGGACTCGGTTACCGGGAAGTGCGCCGCTTCGAACCGAAGAATCCGGAATTCACAGGGACTTCCGCGGCGATACTGACCCTCCAGGCCGACTTGCCCGGTCCAAAAGGTCGGCCGGCGCTCAGCTAG
- the rpoD gene encoding RNA polymerase sigma factor RpoD has translation MEALVTKGKRDGYVTYDDILEVIPEVEEEMDQVDDLYQRLMSEGVKILSEGLEPETPRAATEQRETVPTNVAPTPSSTGSLEDPVRMYLREIGRANLLTAREEVKLARQMEAGSMRARERLIKSNLRLVVSVAKKYTGRGMSLLDLIQEGNIGLVRAVEKFDYRRGYKFSTYATWWIRQAITRSIADQARTIRIPVHMVETINKLIRKTRELLQENGHEPTHEELADALGITVEKVVEIRKVAQQPVSLDTPIGEDEDSHLGDFIEDQSIVTPADAAAHRNLQDAVLRVLRELDERERNVIMLRFGIGDGRTWTLEEVGQRFDVTRERIRQIESKAIRKLRHPRRAQALQDYIENPVGRAPMVS, from the coding sequence ATGGAAGCCCTGGTGACCAAGGGCAAGCGCGACGGTTACGTCACCTATGACGACATCCTGGAGGTAATCCCGGAAGTCGAGGAAGAGATGGACCAGGTCGACGACCTGTACCAGCGCCTGATGAGCGAGGGCGTCAAAATCCTCTCCGAGGGTCTGGAGCCAGAAACGCCGCGGGCGGCGACCGAGCAGCGCGAAACCGTCCCCACGAATGTGGCGCCGACCCCTTCCTCGACCGGATCGCTCGAAGATCCGGTCCGGATGTACCTGCGCGAAATCGGACGCGCCAACCTGCTGACCGCGCGCGAAGAGGTCAAGCTCGCGCGGCAGATGGAGGCCGGCAGCATGCGGGCCCGCGAGCGGCTCATCAAGTCGAACCTGCGCCTGGTGGTGTCGGTCGCCAAGAAATACACCGGCCGGGGGATGTCGCTGCTCGACCTGATCCAGGAAGGCAACATCGGCCTGGTGCGCGCGGTAGAGAAGTTCGACTACCGGCGCGGCTACAAGTTCTCGACCTACGCGACCTGGTGGATCAGGCAGGCCATTACCCGCTCCATCGCCGACCAAGCCCGCACGATCCGCATTCCGGTGCACATGGTCGAGACGATCAACAAACTGATCCGCAAGACCCGCGAACTGCTGCAGGAGAACGGCCACGAGCCGACCCACGAGGAACTGGCCGACGCGCTCGGCATCACCGTCGAGAAGGTGGTCGAGATTCGCAAGGTGGCCCAGCAACCGGTCTCGCTCGATACGCCGATCGGCGAAGACGAGGACAGCCACCTGGGCGACTTTATCGAAGACCAGTCGATCGTGACACCGGCGGACGCCGCCGCCCACCGCAACCTTCAGGACGCGGTGCTGCGCGTGCTGCGTGAACTAGACGAGCGCGAACGCAATGTGATCATGCTGCGGTTCGGGATCGGCGACGGGCGCACCTGGACCCTGGAAGAAGTGGGCCAGCGGTTCGACGTTACCCGGGAACGGATCCGGCAGATCGAGAGCAAGGCCATACGCAAGCTGCGCCATCCGAGACGCGCGCAGGCCCTGCAGGACTACATCGAAAACCCGGTCGGCCGCGCGCCGATGGTCTCCTAG
- the dnaG gene encoding DNA primase, with product MAGEIDEIKARLSIEGLVGRHVQLQRSGQHLRGRCPFHDERTPSFFVFLDSGNYKCFGCGEAGDAFTFLMKMENLTFREALVRLAEETGVRLAPRGGDPARREYINSLIGAVEAASRHYEQQLQQHQHGQAARDYLRRRGIGSEIQTRFRLGLAPESWDGLLSALTGQGIAPQTLLAAGLVREGQRENLYDAFRARLMFPIRHQNGSVRGFGGRTLGNDPAKYVNTSTTEIFDKSSLLYGLDLARTALRRQRQAVVVEGYTDVIAAHAAGFENVVAAMGTTLTQPQFSQIVGSVEQIVICMDGDAAGRAAGRRNLERMDEFLGPLVWQEGQLNAEIKIAPMPQGQDPDDVINSDPHRWQSLLAGAAPLSAYLFDEIMASAETNTRRGRTRALEEGLKYLSRLIRGDPVTRSDYISALAERLLMPVPAIEAELLRRSRGGSTEEMGAPASTEKLVGVPIEDQLCALAMRNPSSLRHALGHFELPLAALEGAAARTAFEVLVRLHSSEPANDHLGRQLGEQGREYLDHLDRLNSSRPSVESSEQLKADISRLVLEVRKRWLLAEATRASLVANDETNPQVQHQARLTMSDLVRQRQEIDKQINRLSIST from the coding sequence ATGGCCGGCGAAATCGATGAGATCAAGGCCCGCCTTTCAATAGAGGGGTTGGTCGGGCGGCACGTTCAATTGCAACGCTCCGGCCAGCATCTGCGCGGCCGCTGCCCCTTTCACGACGAGCGCACCCCGTCGTTCTTCGTGTTTCTGGATTCAGGTAACTACAAGTGCTTCGGCTGCGGCGAGGCCGGAGACGCGTTCACCTTCCTGATGAAGATGGAAAACCTGACCTTCCGCGAGGCCCTGGTGCGGCTGGCTGAGGAGACCGGCGTGAGGCTCGCCCCGCGCGGCGGCGATCCGGCACGGCGCGAATACATCAACTCGCTCATTGGGGCGGTTGAGGCCGCCAGCCGGCATTACGAGCAACAACTCCAGCAGCACCAACACGGACAGGCCGCGCGCGACTACCTGCGCCGGCGCGGAATCGGGTCCGAAATCCAAACCCGGTTCAGGCTCGGGCTGGCTCCCGAATCCTGGGACGGCCTGCTGTCGGCGTTGACCGGCCAGGGCATCGCACCGCAGACCCTGCTGGCGGCCGGGCTGGTGCGCGAGGGACAGCGCGAAAACCTCTACGACGCCTTCCGCGCCCGGCTGATGTTTCCAATTCGACACCAAAATGGCTCGGTGCGCGGCTTTGGCGGCCGGACGCTCGGAAACGATCCGGCGAAGTACGTAAACACCAGCACCACCGAAATATTCGACAAGAGCAGCCTCTTGTACGGACTGGATCTGGCCCGTACTGCGCTCAGGCGGCAGCGGCAGGCGGTCGTAGTAGAGGGTTACACCGACGTGATCGCCGCTCACGCGGCCGGGTTCGAAAACGTCGTCGCCGCGATGGGGACGACGCTCACTCAACCACAATTCAGCCAGATTGTTGGGAGCGTTGAGCAAATCGTCATTTGCATGGACGGAGACGCCGCCGGTCGGGCGGCCGGGCGGCGCAACCTGGAACGAATGGACGAATTCCTGGGCCCCCTCGTTTGGCAAGAAGGTCAGTTGAATGCCGAAATCAAGATCGCCCCAATGCCGCAGGGTCAAGATCCGGACGATGTCATCAACTCCGATCCTCACCGCTGGCAAAGCTTGCTTGCGGGCGCGGCCCCTCTTTCTGCGTACTTGTTCGATGAGATCATGGCGTCGGCTGAAACTAACACCCGGCGCGGACGAACTCGGGCCTTAGAAGAGGGACTCAAATACTTGAGCCGATTGATCCGCGGTGATCCGGTCACGCGATCTGATTACATCTCCGCCCTGGCCGAGAGATTGTTAATGCCCGTACCAGCCATCGAGGCCGAACTCCTCCGGCGCTCCAGGGGCGGATCGACCGAGGAGATGGGGGCCCCAGCAAGCACCGAGAAACTCGTTGGGGTACCGATCGAAGATCAATTGTGCGCCCTAGCGATGCGTAATCCCTCGTCGCTGCGCCATGCTCTTGGGCATTTCGAATTGCCGCTGGCAGCGCTCGAAGGGGCCGCAGCTCGTACGGCGTTTGAGGTTCTAGTGCGTCTGCATTCATCCGAACCAGCCAATGACCATCTCGGTCGCCAGCTGGGTGAGCAGGGGCGCGAATACCTTGACCACCTGGATAGGTTGAACTCGTCTAGGCCAAGTGTCGAATCCAGCGAACAACTAAAGGCTGACATTTCTCGATTAGTTTTGGAAGTTCGGAAGAGATGGCTGTTGGCGGAAGCCACTCGCGCGTCGCTTGTGGCGAACGATGAAACCAACCCACAAGTCCAACACCAGGCGCGTTTGACAATGAGCGACCTGGTCCGACAACGCCAGGAAATTGACAAGCAGATCAACAGGTTGTCAATTTCGACCTAG
- a CDS encoding phytanoyl-CoA dioxygenase family protein: MGRDFGSYLLSEEERERFERDGYIRFPGALDAELNARCVAAVDRAWAEGFEGDLRLDKSITQRFNLLGFIGHDRLFFDLVCYERILPKMLGILGWNIYLYHSHMTVSGRESGTYDPGGSTWGWHQDSGQLNNDLETDPRPRISVKVAYFLTDVSEPGRGNFWVVPGSHLRNRIELPPGGRGQPEGAVPVLAEPGDAVVFDRRLWHSATPNYSDITRKVLFYGYGYRWLHARDEMIYPPEWFEQADPIMRQMLGFSSSNHGRTSPSPEDVPLRAWMEKHAPQLTSA; encoded by the coding sequence ATGGGGCGAGATTTCGGGTCTTATCTGCTCAGCGAGGAAGAGCGCGAGAGATTCGAGCGCGATGGCTATATTCGCTTCCCTGGAGCCCTTGACGCGGAGCTGAACGCGAGATGCGTTGCGGCTGTCGACCGCGCCTGGGCCGAGGGCTTTGAGGGCGACCTGCGGCTCGATAAGTCGATTACGCAACGGTTCAACCTGCTCGGATTCATTGGCCACGATCGGCTTTTCTTCGACCTGGTCTGCTACGAGCGGATCCTGCCCAAGATGCTTGGGATTCTGGGCTGGAACATCTACCTGTATCACTCCCACATGACCGTTTCCGGGCGCGAAAGCGGGACTTACGACCCCGGGGGATCGACTTGGGGATGGCACCAGGATTCGGGTCAGCTGAACAATGACCTAGAAACCGATCCGCGTCCCCGGATCTCGGTCAAGGTCGCCTATTTCCTTACCGACGTGTCCGAACCGGGCCGCGGCAACTTCTGGGTTGTTCCGGGCTCGCACCTGCGCAACCGGATCGAACTTCCGCCGGGTGGCCGGGGCCAGCCCGAGGGAGCAGTTCCGGTACTCGCCGAACCCGGCGACGCGGTGGTGTTTGACCGGCGACTCTGGCATTCGGCGACCCCCAACTACTCGGACATTACCCGCAAGGTCCTCTTCTACGGGTACGGTTACCGCTGGCTTCATGCCCGCGACGAAATGATCTATCCGCCCGAGTGGTTCGAGCAGGCCGACCCCATCATGCGGCAGATGCTCGGGTTCTCGTCCAGCAACCACGGACGGACCTCGCCCAGCCCCGAGGACGTGCCACTGCGGGCCTGGATGGAAAAGCACGCTCCTCAATTAACCAGCGCGTGA
- a CDS encoding pyruvate, phosphate dikinase, giving the protein MSQSTKWVYLFNEGDQSMRNLLGGKGAGVAEMTRSGMPVPPGFTITTDACRAYFDGSGQFPEGLEDQIDSALRAVESETGKRFGDPANPLLVSVRSGARVSMPGMMDTVLNLGLSQATLKGLQERSGQSRFAYDSYRRFVQGYGSIVLGLESRRFEHVIQGHKDRLGKTEDAELGAADWSAVADDFKQLIEAETGIAFPEDPMDQLHGAIRAVFNSWHGRRAVDYRNFHGLPHDWGTAVNVQTMVFGNMGENSGTGVAFTRNSVTGDRELFGEYLLNAQGEDVVAGVRTPAQIATLADQLPEVYAQFEANAERLERHYGDMQDLEFTIEEGRLWMLQTRAGKRSPRAAVKIAVDMADEGIIDRATALARVEPAQVDAHLHPQIDPTVAVEPVAVGLNASPGAAVGRVVFDADEAAERGRAGEDVILVRPETSPDDFHGMAVARAILTARGGATSHAAIVARALGLPAVVGCEQLRIDLETARFQAGSTQVDAGDTITVDGSTGNVILGEAPLIPGQITPELETLLGWADGQRRLQVWTNADTPQEAAQARDFGAQGIGLCRTEHMFREEDRLPIFQDMILAENETDRRAALTRLLPIQRADFYGILKAMASLPVVIRLLDPPLHEFLSGVEEELEELRDSGAEPAELAAAERKVRRVGDLHEENPMLGLRGCRLGIVYPEIYEMQVRAIVEAAIQLEEEGVDAHPEIMIPLIGHINELRTVEANLRKTAEAVASERGRSPSYKFGTMMEVPRACLTAGEIAEVAEFFSYGTNDLTQTTYGISRDDAEGKFLLQYVEDQILPRNPFQVLDAIGVGELMRLGSNAGRAARPDIEIGICGEHGGDPESIAFCEEIGLDYVSCSPYRVPVARLAAAQAVGIDLARDV; this is encoded by the coding sequence ATGTCCCAATCGACCAAATGGGTCTATCTCTTCAACGAAGGCGACCAGTCCATGCGCAACCTGCTGGGCGGCAAGGGAGCGGGAGTCGCCGAAATGACCCGGTCCGGCATGCCGGTACCCCCGGGGTTCACGATCACCACCGACGCCTGCCGGGCTTACTTTGACGGCTCGGGCCAGTTTCCGGAGGGCCTCGAGGATCAGATCGATTCCGCCCTGCGCGCAGTGGAAAGCGAAACCGGCAAACGATTCGGCGATCCCGCCAACCCGCTGCTGGTCTCGGTCCGCTCGGGTGCCAGGGTCTCCATGCCGGGGATGATGGACACGGTTCTGAACCTGGGTCTCTCGCAGGCCACCCTCAAAGGTCTGCAAGAGCGCAGCGGGCAGTCCCGGTTCGCCTACGATTCCTACCGTCGCTTCGTGCAGGGCTACGGTTCGATCGTTCTGGGTCTGGAAAGCCGGCGATTTGAGCACGTCATCCAGGGCCACAAGGACCGCCTCGGCAAGACCGAAGACGCAGAACTTGGCGCCGCCGATTGGAGCGCGGTCGCCGACGACTTCAAGCAACTGATAGAAGCCGAGACCGGCATCGCGTTTCCCGAGGACCCGATGGACCAGCTGCACGGGGCGATCCGGGCAGTTTTCAACTCCTGGCACGGACGGCGCGCAGTCGACTACCGCAACTTCCACGGCCTCCCGCACGATTGGGGCACGGCCGTGAACGTGCAGACGATGGTCTTCGGCAACATGGGCGAGAACTCGGGGACCGGAGTTGCCTTCACGCGCAATTCGGTGACCGGCGATCGCGAGCTCTTCGGTGAGTACCTGCTCAACGCCCAGGGCGAGGACGTGGTCGCCGGAGTTCGTACGCCGGCCCAGATCGCCACCCTGGCCGACCAGTTACCCGAGGTCTATGCCCAGTTCGAGGCCAACGCCGAACGGCTGGAGCGGCACTACGGCGACATGCAGGACCTGGAATTCACGATCGAGGAAGGCCGGCTCTGGATGCTGCAGACGCGGGCCGGCAAACGCAGTCCACGGGCCGCGGTCAAGATCGCGGTCGACATGGCCGACGAAGGCATCATCGACCGCGCCACCGCGCTGGCGCGGGTAGAACCGGCCCAGGTCGACGCCCACCTGCATCCCCAGATTGACCCAACCGTCGCGGTGGAACCGGTTGCCGTGGGCCTGAACGCGTCTCCCGGCGCCGCCGTGGGCCGGGTCGTATTCGACGCCGATGAGGCCGCCGAACGCGGTCGCGCCGGCGAGGACGTGATCCTGGTTCGCCCCGAGACGTCCCCGGACGACTTCCACGGGATGGCGGTCGCAAGGGCAATCCTGACAGCGCGCGGCGGGGCCACCTCGCACGCCGCGATCGTGGCCCGCGCCCTTGGACTGCCGGCGGTGGTCGGTTGCGAGCAGCTGCGGATTGATCTGGAAACCGCCCGGTTCCAGGCCGGATCGACGCAGGTGGACGCCGGCGACACGATCACCGTGGACGGCTCAACCGGCAACGTGATCCTCGGCGAAGCGCCGCTGATTCCCGGCCAGATTACCCCCGAGCTGGAGACCCTGCTTGGCTGGGCCGACGGGCAGCGGCGGCTGCAGGTTTGGACCAACGCCGACACCCCTCAGGAAGCAGCCCAGGCGCGCGATTTCGGCGCCCAGGGAATCGGGCTCTGCCGGACGGAGCACATGTTCCGCGAGGAAGACCGCCTGCCGATCTTCCAGGACATGATCCTGGCCGAAAACGAAACCGACCGCCGCGCCGCCCTGACCCGATTGCTGCCCATTCAGCGCGCCGACTTCTACGGGATTCTCAAGGCAATGGCGTCGCTGCCGGTCGTGATCCGGCTGCTGGATCCGCCCCTGCATGAATTCCTGTCCGGGGTCGAAGAAGAACTCGAGGAGCTTCGCGACAGCGGCGCCGAACCGGCCGAACTGGCCGCCGCCGAGCGAAAGGTCCGCCGCGTTGGCGACCTGCACGAGGAGAACCCGATGCTCGGGTTGCGCGGATGCCGCCTCGGAATCGTCTACCCCGAGATCTACGAGATGCAGGTGCGGGCGATCGTCGAGGCCGCCATCCAACTTGAGGAAGAAGGCGTCGACGCCCACCCCGAGATCATGATCCCGCTAATCGGGCACATCAACGAATTGCGCACCGTCGAGGCCAACCTGCGCAAGACCGCTGAGGCGGTGGCCAGCGAACGCGGTCGGTCGCCGTCGTACAAGTTCGGCACCATGATGGAGGTCCCGCGAGCCTGCCTTACGGCCGGCGAGATCGCTGAGGTGGCCGAATTCTTCAGCTACGGCACCAACGACCTGACCCAAACCACCTACGGCATCTCGCGCGACGACGCCGAAGGCAAATTCCTGCTCCAGTACGTCGAGGACCAGATCCTGCCGCGCAACCCGTTCCAGGTGCTCGACGCTATCGGCGTCGGCGAACTCATGCGGCTCGGCAGCAACGCCGGCCGGGCCGCCCGCCCGGATATCGAGATCGGAATCTGCGGCGAGCACGGCGGCGACCCGGAATCGATCGCGTTCTGCGAAGAGATCGGGCTCGATTACGTTAGCTGTTCACCCTATCGGGTGCCGGTCGCCCGGCTGGCCGCCGCGCAGGCGGTGGGGATCGACCTGGCCCGCGACGTCTAG